TGGCGATGAGGATGAGGATGGGGATGGGGATGGCAGTAGGCGCGCTCGCCGGCATCGCGCCCTCTCCGGCCGGCTCAGGCCGTCCACCTCTCCCGTACCGGGAGAGGTAGCTTTCCCGCATCACCGGCACGGGGAAGTATATGCGCGAGCATAGTTTGCAGGCCGCGCCGATGCTGGACAGCCCCCTCGCCCGGAACGGGAGAGGGCGAGCGCTCCAAGGCGCGGGGAGAGGGCGGCGCGGGCGCATCGGAAACGCACCGCCAGACCCTGCGCGCACGACCAGACGGAGTCACGAAGCCAACACCCAACGGGATGATCCGAACATGATCTCCAGACGCATGGCCCGCATCGTGACGGCCGCGGTCGTCGTGATGACCGCGGCCGCCGCGATCGCGATGGCGCCGGGCGCGGCGCGGGCGCAGGCGACGGACCGCGGCGCGTTCGTGCTGCGCGTGGGCGCGGACACGCAGGCGGTCGAGCGCTTCACCCGCACGCCTGCGGGGGTGGACGTGGAGCTGGGCGTGAAGGGGCGCGCGCGCGTCGTCTACCAGCTGCGGACCTCGCCGGACGCCTCGGTCACCGGCGTGGAGATGCGCGCCTGGACGGGGGCGTCGGACACGGTGCCGCCGCAGCAGCACATCACCGTCGCGTGGATGGGCGACAGCGCGCGCACCACCATCGACGCCGGCCCGCAGCACCTGGTGCAGACGGTGCACGGCGCGCGCGGCGCCGTCCCCATCGTCAACCCGTCCGCGCTGCTGCTGGAGCAGGTGATGATGCGGGCGCGCGCGATGGGCGGCGACAGCGCCAGCGTCCCCGTTTTCGTGGTCGGCACCACGCAGGCCGTGCCCGCACGGGTGCGGCGGACCGGCGCCGACAGCGTGGTCGTCACCATCGGGACCGTCGAGGCGCGCGCGCGGACCGACGCGGCGGGGCGGCTGCTGGGCGCCTCCGTCTCCTCGCAGCAGCTGGTCATCGAGCGCGTGGCCAACCCCGGCTCGCTGGGAATGCCGCGGCCGGACTACTCGGCCCCCGCGGGCGCGCCGTACACCGCCGAGGAGGTGCGCGTCCCGCACCCCGGCGGCTTCCGGCTCGCGGGGACGCTCACCCTGCCCAGGGAGCGCGGCGGCCGCGTCCCCGCCGTGGTCACCATCACCGGCTCGGGGCAGGAGGACCGCGACGAGGCCATCCCCATGGTGCGCGGCTACCGCATCTTCCGGCAGGTGGCCGACACGCTGGGCCGCCGCGGCATCGCCGTGCTGCGGATGGACGACCGCGGCTTCGGCGCCTCCGAGGGCGACGCCGCGACCGCCACCTCGGCCGACTTCGCGACCGACATCGCCGCGGCGGTGGCGTACCTGCGCACGCGCCCGGAGATCGACCCCGACCGCATCGCCGTCGTGGGCCACAGCGAGGGCGGGATCATCGGGCCCATCGTGGCGGCGGCGGACCCGCGGCTGCGCGCCGCCGTGCTCATCGCCGGCCCCAGCCGCGGCGGGCGGCGCATCCTGGAGTACCAGCTGCGCACGCCGCTGGACGCGGACACCAGCCTGACGCAGGCGCAGCGGGATTCCACGTACCGCCAGGGGAGGGTGATGGTGGATTCGATGGCCGCCGTGCTGCCGTGGATGAAGTGGTTCCTGGAGTACGATCCGCTCCCCACCGCGCGCCGCGTGCGCCAGCCCGTGCTCATCCTGCAGGGCGCCACCGACCGCCAGGTGACGGCCGACCAGGCGCCGGAGCTGGCCGCCGCCATCCGCGCGGGCGGCAACCGCGACGTGACCGTGCGCGTCTTCCCGGAGCTGAACCACCTGATGGTCCACGACCCGAGCGGAATGCCCTCCGGCTACGCCAGCCTCCCCTCGGGCAGCGTGGACCCGCAGGTCCTCGGCGCGCTGGCGGACTGGCTGGTGGCGAAGCTCGGACGACGCTGAACATCGCCAAGGGAAAAGACGGCATCACACGGAGGGAACGGAGGAAACGGAGGAGTTCGATCCTTCTCCGTTTCCTCCGCTCCTCCGGGTGATGCTGTTTGTTTGAGGGAGGAGGACGCGTCGCTGGCACGCTTCCCGCCGCGCAGCTAACCCGTCCGCAGTGGGGAGGATGGCAACCGGCCGGGGGAGGGGAAGATGGCGAAGTGCGAGGTGTGCGGGAACGACTACTACCTGTCGTTCGAGGTGATCGCGGCGGGGAATCGCCACGTGTTCGACAGCTTCGAATGCGCCATCCACAAGCTGGCGCCGGTGTGCGCGCACTGCGGCTGCAAGGTGATCGGGCACGGCGTGGAGGGAAACAACGAGATCTTCTGCTGCGCCAACTGCGCGCGGCAGGCCGGGCTGAAGGGCGTGGCCGACCACGTCTGAGGCGTCTCCCGGCCGGGTCTTTCCGGCC
The sequence above is drawn from the Longimicrobium sp. genome and encodes:
- a CDS encoding alpha/beta hydrolase family protein, giving the protein MISRRMARIVTAAVVVMTAAAAIAMAPGAARAQATDRGAFVLRVGADTQAVERFTRTPAGVDVELGVKGRARVVYQLRTSPDASVTGVEMRAWTGASDTVPPQQHITVAWMGDSARTTIDAGPQHLVQTVHGARGAVPIVNPSALLLEQVMMRARAMGGDSASVPVFVVGTTQAVPARVRRTGADSVVVTIGTVEARARTDAAGRLLGASVSSQQLVIERVANPGSLGMPRPDYSAPAGAPYTAEEVRVPHPGGFRLAGTLTLPRERGGRVPAVVTITGSGQEDRDEAIPMVRGYRIFRQVADTLGRRGIAVLRMDDRGFGASEGDAATATSADFATDIAAAVAYLRTRPEIDPDRIAVVGHSEGGIIGPIVAAADPRLRAAVLIAGPSRGGRRILEYQLRTPLDADTSLTQAQRDSTYRQGRVMVDSMAAVLPWMKWFLEYDPLPTARRVRQPVLILQGATDRQVTADQAPELAAAIRAGGNRDVTVRVFPELNHLMVHDPSGMPSGYASLPSGSVDPQVLGALADWLVAKLGRR